A region of Nostoc sp. 'Peltigera membranacea cyanobiont' N6 DNA encodes the following proteins:
- a CDS encoding BMP family ABC transporter substrate-binding protein codes for MDRRNFLKYVTLAGSSFALTSCIQGKNSKLQGEVFPSASPVAVNEPLKVGFVYVDTVGDFGWTYAHDLGRRDMEANLQDKVKTTFVENVNEDAEAEKVIRQLALDGNKLIFATSFGYMNPTIKVAKDYSDVIFEDCAGYKRAANIGTYLGRIEEPRYLTGMIAGKMTKSNVVGFIGAYPIPEVIRGISAFTQGLRLTNPQAKVKVLWVQSWYDPAKEREAAQALVNLGVDVLTQHTDSGAVVQLAEEKGIYAFGYNTDMSKFGQKAHLTSAINKWGKFYTDKALSVINNTWKSQNVWDGIGEGMVDISPMNQVIPGDVQQLVNAKRDEFIQGTAHPFDGPLKDQKGMVRVPKGKVLDDWGQLAMDWYVEGIEGAIPNRKS; via the coding sequence ATGGATCGTCGGAATTTTCTAAAGTATGTCACTTTAGCAGGATCTAGTTTTGCCTTAACGAGTTGTATTCAAGGCAAAAATTCCAAATTGCAGGGTGAGGTGTTTCCCTCAGCGTCGCCTGTGGCAGTAAATGAACCTCTCAAGGTGGGATTTGTTTATGTGGATACTGTCGGTGATTTTGGCTGGACTTACGCCCATGATTTAGGCCGCAGAGACATGGAAGCCAATCTTCAAGATAAGGTAAAAACTACCTTTGTCGAAAATGTCAACGAAGATGCTGAAGCCGAAAAAGTGATTCGCCAACTAGCATTAGATGGTAACAAGTTGATTTTTGCAACTTCTTTCGGGTACATGAACCCAACAATTAAAGTTGCCAAAGACTATAGTGATGTTATCTTTGAAGACTGTGCAGGATACAAACGTGCTGCTAATATTGGCACTTATCTAGGACGCATTGAAGAACCGCGTTACTTAACCGGCATGATTGCTGGCAAGATGACAAAATCAAATGTAGTTGGTTTTATTGGCGCATACCCAATTCCAGAAGTAATTCGGGGCATCAGTGCATTCACTCAAGGACTGCGCCTAACAAATCCCCAGGCAAAAGTTAAGGTACTTTGGGTACAAAGTTGGTACGATCCAGCTAAAGAAAGAGAAGCGGCTCAAGCTTTGGTAAATTTAGGTGTAGATGTACTAACGCAGCATACCGACTCTGGTGCTGTTGTCCAATTAGCAGAGGAAAAAGGCATTTATGCTTTTGGCTATAACACCGATATGAGTAAGTTTGGTCAAAAAGCCCACTTGACATCAGCTATTAACAAATGGGGTAAATTCTATACAGATAAAGCTTTGTCTGTAATCAATAATACTTGGAAATCTCAAAACGTTTGGGATGGTATTGGTGAAGGAATGGTGGATATTTCCCCGATGAATCAGGTGATTCCGGGGGATGTACAACAACTGGTGAATGCAAAGCGCGATGAGTTTATTCAGGGTACTGCACATCCTTTTGATGGCCCGTTGAAAGACCAAAAAGGCATGGTGCGAGTCCCAAAGGGTAAGGTGTTGGACGATTGGGGACAACTGGCGATGGATTGGTATGTTGAGGGAATTGAAGGAGCAATTCCCAATAGGAAATCCTAG
- a CDS encoding acyl--CoA ligase, whose product MNLFELLAGEDNHLALVTPGGRSLTYQQLRENILGLVSQLNRFGLTRGERIAIAMTNGSPMAITFLAAALCGTAAPLNPKYKQEEFAFYYEDTQANALITLSGEPEAAIAAIAPNMMVINAKVNTDGTLSFELVKTGSKPTESSNPAPPNADDLAMILHTSGTTSRPKRVPIRHRNLIASANNIIGAYSLTAADTTLCLMPLFHVHGLVGCLLSTLASGGTLICPNGFNALEFWKLVDTYKPTWYSAAPTMHQTILARASRNTEIVQANRFRFIRSSSASLPPIIIEQLEATLNAPVVESYSMTEASHLMTTNPLPPKVRKPGSVGYGFGVDVGIMDSEGNLLSQGSLGEVVVKAPNVIDGYENNPEANATAFVNGWFRTGDRGTVDADGYLHLTGRIKELINRGGEKISPLEVDDVLLRHPAVAEALAFGVPHKSLGEDIHAAVVLKGETSEKELLAHCSTMLADFKVPKQIHILDELPRGATGKLQRLAMAKLLNIG is encoded by the coding sequence ATGAACTTATTTGAGCTTTTAGCTGGAGAAGACAATCATTTGGCCCTCGTTACGCCTGGGGGGCGATCGCTAACCTATCAGCAATTGCGCGAGAATATTCTTGGACTGGTATCTCAACTTAACAGATTTGGATTGACACGGGGAGAACGTATTGCCATTGCTATGACTAACGGTTCACCAATGGCTATTACCTTTTTGGCTGCCGCCTTGTGTGGTACTGCTGCACCTTTAAATCCCAAATACAAGCAAGAAGAATTTGCCTTCTACTACGAAGATACCCAAGCAAATGCACTGATTACCTTGTCTGGGGAACCAGAAGCAGCCATTGCCGCGATCGCACCCAATATGATGGTGATTAATGCCAAGGTAAACACTGACGGCACATTAAGCTTTGAATTAGTCAAAACAGGCTCAAAACCAACAGAATCCTCGAATCCCGCACCCCCCAACGCTGACGATCTGGCGATGATTCTCCACACTAGCGGCACTACCAGCCGTCCGAAGCGTGTACCGATTCGTCATCGCAATTTAATTGCCTCAGCTAACAACATTATTGGTGCTTACTCACTTACAGCAGCCGATACTACACTTTGTTTAATGCCCCTGTTCCACGTTCACGGATTAGTGGGTTGTTTGCTGTCAACCCTAGCATCGGGCGGCACACTAATTTGTCCTAATGGTTTTAATGCCTTAGAGTTTTGGAAACTGGTAGATACCTACAAACCTACCTGGTACTCCGCAGCGCCAACTATGCACCAGACAATTTTGGCCCGCGCTAGTCGCAACACAGAAATTGTTCAAGCTAATCGCTTTCGTTTCATTCGCTCTAGTAGTGCTTCTTTGCCCCCAATTATCATTGAACAGTTAGAGGCAACTCTCAATGCTCCCGTGGTGGAATCTTACAGCATGACTGAAGCATCGCACTTAATGACCACCAATCCCCTACCGCCAAAAGTGCGGAAACCAGGTAGTGTAGGTTATGGCTTTGGTGTGGATGTCGGCATTATGGACTCTGAAGGCAACCTATTATCTCAGGGAAGTTTGGGCGAGGTGGTGGTAAAAGCACCTAATGTCATTGATGGCTACGAAAACAACCCAGAAGCTAACGCCACAGCTTTTGTCAATGGTTGGTTCCGCACAGGAGATCGAGGGACTGTGGATGCAGACGGCTACCTCCACTTAACTGGACGGATTAAAGAATTGATTAACCGGGGTGGGGAAAAAATTTCTCCTTTAGAAGTGGATGATGTTTTGCTGCGTCATCCCGCCGTCGCTGAAGCTTTAGCTTTTGGTGTCCCCCACAAATCTTTAGGTGAAGATATCCACGCTGCTGTTGTCCTCAAGGGAGAAACTAGCGAAAAAGAACTTTTAGCTCACTGTTCAACTATGTTGGCAGACTTCAAAGTTCCGAAGCAAATTCACATTTTAGATGAATTACCTCGTGGTGCTACCGGGAAACTGCAACGGTTAGCTATGGCGAAATTGCTTAACATCGGCTAA